From a region of the Panicum virgatum strain AP13 chromosome 2K, P.virgatum_v5, whole genome shotgun sequence genome:
- the LOC120673984 gene encoding ABC transporter G family member 45-like — translation MAAIVREEAPPLTHAENEEFLRVLRDVRQWVGREPPEKVEVVFDGVSVEAEERVGRRALPTLPNAVFNAVKAIVDSMNTCATRKGTFKIINEVSGTIRPSRYNYMIHYQNFFSNIIYTVFKH, via the exons ATGGCTGCCATCGTCCGCGAGGAGGCTCCTCCATTGACGCACGCGGAGAACGAAGAGTTCCTTCGCGTCCTTAGGGACGTCAGGCAATG GGTGGGGCGAGAGCCTCCGGAGAAGGTGGAGGTCGTGTTCGACGGCGTGAGCGTCGAGGCCGAGGAGCGCGTCGGTCGGAGGGCGCTGCCAACGCTGCCGAACGCCGTCTTCAACGCCGTCAAG GCTATAGTAGATTCTATGAACACGTGTGCAACGCGAAAAGGAACATTCAAGATAATAAATGAAGTGAGTGGAACAATAAGACCATCCAGGTATAATTACATGATCCActatcaaaatttcttttcaaatatAATATATACTGTGTTTAAACATTAA